A stretch of Bacillota bacterium DNA encodes these proteins:
- a CDS encoding DeoR/GlpR transcriptional regulator, with protein sequence MLELQQRRDKILEVLREAHEISVNELLSRFKGISPASLRRDLRILEARGLVSRSYGSVTLISSLQHPSNLERKLSVHSGEKMRIAKAVASLVKDGETLFFDTGSTALYVARELRNHKGLMVITNSLPVAYELGAIPYIRVVMTGGVYQHNEQCLVGSMAEQDIRSYKALKAIIGADGFTAADGVTSHDPENAGVTRAMVECSEEVIVVADYRKIGIRGVVPIASAEKVDILVTNREAAQEEVEALEAKSVKVILC encoded by the coding sequence ATGTTAGAACTACAGCAAAGAAGAGACAAGATTTTGGAGGTTCTTCGTGAGGCTCATGAGATATCGGTAAATGAGTTATTATCAAGATTCAAAGGGATCTCACCTGCTTCACTGCGCAGAGATCTACGCATTCTGGAGGCAAGGGGCCTGGTATCGAGGAGCTACGGTAGCGTTACGCTTATTTCCTCACTTCAGCATCCTTCGAATCTAGAGAGGAAGCTAAGCGTTCATTCGGGGGAGAAGATGAGAATAGCGAAGGCGGTTGCGTCTTTGGTCAAGGATGGAGAGACCCTTTTCTTCGATACGGGTTCGACTGCCTTATATGTGGCAAGGGAGCTGAGGAATCATAAGGGGTTGATGGTTATCACCAATTCCCTCCCAGTAGCTTATGAGTTAGGGGCCATCCCATATATTAGAGTTGTCATGACCGGCGGGGTTTATCAACATAATGAGCAATGTCTTGTAGGTTCCATGGCTGAACAGGACATCCGTAGTTACAAGGCCTTGAAGGCCATTATCGGTGCGGATGGATTTACCGCGGCAGATGGCGTTACATCTCATGATCCCGAGAATGCGGGGGTCACGCGTGCCATGGTTGAGTGTTCGGAGGAGGTTATAGTTGTAGCGGACTACAGGAAAATAGGGATAAGAGGGGTGGTCCCGATAGCCTCGGCGGAGAAGGTCGATATTCTTGTCACGAATCGCGAGGCTGCCCAAGAAGAGGTTGAGGCTCTGGAGGCAAAGAGTGTCAAAGTGATCCTATGCTAG